From a region of the Methanophagales archaeon genome:
- the ade gene encoding adenine deaminase: MKKVSGNIVDVMNGDIYPGTIVISDSRISDIIKEERECEHYIMPGFVDSHIHIESSMLTPAEFARVAVVHGTVAVVSDPHEIANVLGVAGVRYMIEEGQGVPLKFYFGAPSCVPASPFETNGAVISSAEIEELLQMDEIKYLGEVMNFPGVIKDDEEMHRKLGIARQYAKPIDGHAPGLRGSDLKKYVSCGISTDHECITRAEALEKLSLGMKVMIREGSAAKNFDELIPIVNEHYENCMFCTDDMHPDDLIEGHINILVKRALDYGIDMMKVLRVACVNPVMHYKLDVGLLRKGDYADFIVVDVDDDFNIRSIYINGTLVAEEGVSLIPRKVSRVVNKFEARKREVTDFSVNSKELKYGDINVNTNVNLNINVIEVVDGQLITNRVRVAPKEIAGRIVSDINRDILKLVVINRYRPDSKVAIGFVRNFGLKEGAIASSVAHDSHNIIAVGVSDDDICRAVNLIIENKGGISAVSGSKRLILPLPIGGLMSTWDYSMVATRYREIDSMAKALGSSLSAPLMTLSFMALLVIPKLKLSDKGLFDADESRFINFFSYSY, encoded by the coding sequence AGCTCGATGCTCACACCCGCAGAGTTCGCCAGAGTAGCTGTGGTTCATGGCACAGTGGCAGTGGTATCAGACCCGCATGAGATAGCCAATGTGCTGGGTGTGGCAGGTGTGAGGTATATGATAGAGGAAGGTCAGGGCGTGCCATTGAAATTCTATTTCGGCGCGCCATCCTGTGTACCAGCATCACCATTCGAGACCAATGGTGCAGTTATAAGCTCAGCAGAGATAGAGGAACTATTGCAGATGGATGAGATAAAATATCTTGGCGAGGTGATGAACTTCCCTGGCGTGATTAAAGATGATGAGGAGATGCATAGAAAGCTTGGTATCGCAAGACAGTATGCAAAACCGATTGATGGACATGCACCCGGACTGCGTGGCTCTGATTTGAAGAAATACGTTAGCTGTGGTATATCCACAGACCACGAATGCATCACGAGGGCAGAGGCGTTGGAAAAGCTCTCCCTTGGCATGAAAGTCATGATCAGGGAAGGCTCAGCAGCAAAGAACTTCGATGAACTGATTCCAATAGTGAATGAGCATTACGAGAATTGCATGTTCTGTACCGACGATATGCATCCCGATGATCTGATAGAAGGGCATATAAATATACTGGTGAAGAGAGCACTGGATTATGGCATAGATATGATGAAAGTCCTCAGGGTTGCATGCGTGAACCCTGTTATGCACTATAAACTGGATGTCGGACTGCTGCGCAAGGGTGATTACGCGGATTTCATCGTTGTTGATGTTGATGATGATTTCAACATCAGAAGTATCTACATAAATGGCACATTAGTAGCAGAAGAAGGCGTGTCTCTGATACCGAGGAAAGTATCGAGGGTGGTGAACAAGTTTGAAGCACGGAAACGAGAAGTGACTGATTTCTCTGTGAATAGCAAAGAACTAAAGTATGGTGATATAAACGTAAATACAAATGTAAATCTAAATATAAATGTGATCGAAGTTGTTGATGGTCAATTAATTACAAATAGAGTGCGTGTAGCACCAAAAGAAATAGCTGGACGCATAGTATCTGATATAAACAGGGACATCCTGAAGCTGGTAGTGATAAACCGATATAGACCGGACTCAAAGGTAGCAATAGGGTTCGTCAGGAATTTCGGACTGAAAGAAGGCGCAATTGCCTCCAGCGTCGCTCATGACTCCCATAACATCATTGCCGTTGGAGTTAGTGATGATGATATATGCAGGGCGGTGAATCTGATAATAGAGAATAAAGGAGGGATAAGTGCCGTATCAGGGAGCAAGAGACTGATTCTGCCTCTACCCATCGGTGGTCTCATGAGTACCTGGGATTATTCCATGGTTGCCACGAGATACAGAGAAATAGATTCAATGGCAAAGGCATTGGGGTCTTCATTAAGCGCACCCCTCATGACTCTCTCGTTCATGGCGTTACTCGTGATTCCGAAATTGAAACTCAGCGATAAAGGCTTATTCGACGCCGATGAGTCTCGATTCATCAACTTCTTCTCTTATTCATATTAG